In Caldanaerovirga acetigignens, the following are encoded in one genomic region:
- a CDS encoding DUF3343 domain-containing protein, whose protein sequence is MVNYPFFMITFPSVHHALRFESRMKGTGISFQLVPVPREISSSCGVAARVNFVEESVLIGTIDNLQLEYDSIYIYDQPKEKPRLVKKWKVYS, encoded by the coding sequence ATGGTAAATTATCCCTTTTTCATGATAACCTTTCCTTCGGTTCACCATGCTTTAAGGTTCGAATCCAGGATGAAAGGGACCGGCATATCCTTTCAACTGGTACCGGTGCCAAGAGAAATAAGCTCAAGCTGCGGTGTGGCGGCCAGAGTTAACTTTGTCGAGGAAAGCGTTTTAATCGGTACCATTGACAATTTGCAGCTAGAATACGACTCGATTTACATTTACGACCAACCTAAAGAAAAGCCCCGTCTGGTGAAAAAGTGGAAGGTTTACTCATGA
- a CDS encoding cation:proton antiporter, with protein MNLLELAIVLGVARIGSYVAARLRQVNVLGQIVAGLIIGPSLLGLVHSEHTLEFMAEIGVVLLMFLAGLETDTSDLLASGFSSALIALGGVVLPFLSGVAVGLAAGISLPESLFLGTMLTATSVSITVQTLREMGKLNSKEGIAILAAAVIDDVLGILLLTFVIGFIAGGTNILPLVEKIGGFTIFIVGLAIVFSRCENLITMFMRPGNRFITFSMVICFAVAYLAEKAEIAAITGAYAAGLIFSNYKTKDKIAKGIEDLAYLFFTPIFFASIGLKVDVRTMIGGIGFSVAVIILAVLGKIIGCGIMARLSGFDWRESLTIGAGMVPRGEVALIIVNMGLKKGIVSPSLFSASVMMVLVTTLLAPPLIKLFFKKERVGSVLNGNNSQQA; from the coding sequence TTGAATTTACTAGAACTTGCTATTGTACTTGGAGTCGCTAGGATTGGAAGTTACGTAGCGGCAAGGTTACGACAAGTCAATGTTTTGGGGCAGATAGTGGCAGGACTTATCATTGGTCCTTCGTTATTAGGCCTTGTTCATTCTGAACACACCCTTGAGTTTATGGCCGAGATAGGCGTGGTGCTCTTAATGTTTTTGGCTGGCCTTGAGACCGATACGTCCGACCTTTTAGCGTCTGGATTTTCCTCCGCGCTTATAGCTTTGGGAGGAGTAGTGCTTCCTTTTCTATCAGGGGTTGCAGTTGGGCTTGCCGCAGGAATATCCCTGCCTGAGTCGTTGTTTTTAGGGACGATGCTTACCGCGACTTCAGTCAGCATAACAGTCCAGACATTAAGAGAAATGGGAAAGCTTAATTCCAAAGAAGGGATAGCTATCCTGGCTGCAGCGGTTATCGACGACGTTTTGGGCATTCTTCTTTTGACTTTTGTAATAGGGTTTATAGCGGGAGGGACCAATATCCTGCCGCTTGTTGAAAAGATTGGCGGATTTACAATTTTTATAGTTGGACTTGCAATAGTATTTAGCAGGTGTGAGAATTTGATAACAATGTTTATGAGGCCCGGCAATCGGTTTATAACATTTAGCATGGTAATTTGCTTTGCTGTAGCATATTTAGCTGAAAAAGCTGAAATTGCGGCAATTACAGGAGCTTATGCAGCCGGTTTGATTTTTTCAAATTATAAAACGAAAGATAAGATTGCAAAGGGAATAGAAGACCTGGCGTACTTGTTCTTTACCCCTATTTTTTTTGCAAGCATAGGATTGAAAGTTGACGTAAGGACTATGATAGGGGGGATAGGATTTAGTGTAGCCGTCATAATCCTAGCGGTCCTGGGGAAAATAATCGGCTGCGGCATTATGGCAAGACTGTCGGGGTTTGACTGGAGGGAGAGTCTTACAATTGGCGCTGGAATGGTGCCGAGGGGTGAGGTAGCTTTAATCATAGTGAATATGGGCCTTAAAAAAGGAATCGTTTCTCCTTCGCTATTTAGCGCTTCAGTTATGATGGTACTTGTTACCACTTTGCTGGCACCGCCGTTGATAAAATTATTTTTCAAAAAGGAGAGGGTAGGCAGTGTACTTAATGGTAATAATTCTCAACAAGCCTGA
- the selD gene encoding selenide, water dikinase SelD, protein MEKKIKLTELTCSSGUAAKLSPSALSQVLRQLPIMKHENLLVGLETSDDAAVYKIADDLAIIHTIDFFTPVVDDPYLFGQIAACNALSDIYAMGGRPLLALNIVGFPEDLVEDVLPIVLKGGADKVIEAGAIIAGGHSIKTPEPIYGLSVIGTVHPAKVLTNAGAKPGDVLILTKPLGTGIFTTAIKADMVDDVSVKEAIGVMNTLNKAASEAAIKVGVNAVTDITGFGLLGHAYEMAEASGVTIKIEAEKVPVISAIFEYASMGLLPAGLYANRRYLENKVIFLNDIKEELQDVFFDPQTSGGLLISCPEEKSEILIKELKRSNVECAKIGHVQQRAEYYIIVE, encoded by the coding sequence GTGGAAAAAAAGATAAAACTTACGGAACTCACTTGCAGCTCTGGATGAGCGGCGAAACTTTCGCCTTCGGCGCTGTCGCAGGTTCTGCGGCAGTTACCAATTATGAAACACGAAAATCTGCTAGTGGGCCTTGAGACCTCTGATGATGCTGCGGTGTATAAGATTGCTGACGACCTTGCCATTATCCATACCATAGATTTTTTTACACCCGTTGTTGACGACCCTTACCTTTTTGGACAAATTGCGGCCTGCAATGCCTTGAGCGATATCTATGCGATGGGTGGAAGACCTCTTCTTGCTCTGAACATAGTCGGCTTTCCGGAAGATTTGGTGGAGGACGTGCTTCCTATTGTGTTAAAGGGTGGGGCGGACAAAGTAATCGAAGCAGGGGCTATAATAGCGGGAGGCCATTCCATAAAGACACCGGAACCTATCTATGGCCTTTCGGTTATAGGTACAGTACACCCGGCAAAAGTGCTTACTAATGCTGGTGCAAAGCCCGGCGATGTGCTTATACTCACAAAACCCCTGGGTACGGGAATTTTTACCACAGCCATAAAGGCCGACATGGTTGACGATGTATCTGTTAAAGAAGCAATAGGTGTTATGAACACCTTGAACAAAGCGGCTTCCGAGGCGGCTATCAAAGTAGGGGTAAACGCTGTTACCGATATTACGGGTTTCGGGCTGCTGGGTCATGCGTATGAAATGGCAGAAGCGTCGGGAGTTACGATAAAAATAGAAGCCGAAAAAGTACCGGTTATTTCAGCGATTTTCGAATACGCATCTATGGGGCTTTTGCCGGCGGGGCTTTACGCCAACAGGAGATATCTGGAGAACAAGGTTATATTTTTAAATGATATAAAAGAGGAACTGCAGGATGTTTTCTTTGACCCGCAGACTTCTGGAGGACTTCTGATATCCTGCCCCGAAGAAAAGAGCGAAATTTTGATAAAGGAGCTCAAAAGAAGCAATGTTGAGTGTGCAAAGATAGGACATGTTCAACAAAGAGCTGAATATTACATTATAGTGGAATAA
- the ilvB gene encoding biosynthetic-type acetolactate synthase large subunit → MTGAEVLLKALEDVGVEVIFGFPGGAVLPIYDALYNNRKIKHVRTVHEQGAAHAADGYARATGKVGVVMSTSGPGATNLVTGIANAYMDSVPMVVLAGQVSTDLIGKDSFQEVDICGITLPITKHSFMLRDKREILKTVKEAFHIAKSGRPGPVVIELPKDIMASETNVEEQKNDMNPSFKALSEKINYIKFEKEKIERAVEMIMKSERPVIYAGGGVKLSGAFSELKNLAEKIHCPVTTTLMGIGCFPHDHELYLGMLGMHGNPWANLAVSECDLLIAVGARFDDRVTGKTDEFAKNAKIIHIDIDSAEIGKNVRADLSMHGDAKELLAVLAEVIPEKRHDDWLKRIGHFKGKYILKDPENGLTPRFVIEEINKLTEGKAIIATEVGQHQMWAAQYYKFEDSSSFITSGGLGTMGFGLPAAIGAKVGRPDKVVLDIAGDGSFEMNCHELLTALRYDIPVIVVVFNNKSLGMVRQWQAMFYGGRFSHSDLGDEADYVRIAEGFGAAGYKITRRDEVRETIKRAINEGKPAVVEVVIDKDEKAVPIVPPGKPIYQMLGID, encoded by the coding sequence ATGACTGGAGCGGAAGTACTTTTAAAAGCTCTTGAAGATGTGGGTGTAGAGGTCATATTCGGATTTCCGGGAGGAGCCGTGCTTCCTATTTACGATGCGCTTTACAACAACAGGAAGATAAAGCATGTCAGGACAGTCCATGAACAAGGAGCTGCCCATGCAGCGGACGGATACGCCAGGGCAACCGGAAAAGTAGGGGTGGTGATGAGCACTTCTGGTCCGGGGGCCACCAACTTGGTGACGGGCATAGCCAACGCGTATATGGATTCCGTACCTATGGTAGTGCTGGCCGGTCAGGTTTCTACCGATTTGATAGGGAAGGATTCTTTCCAGGAAGTGGATATATGCGGGATTACCCTGCCGATAACGAAGCACAGCTTTATGCTGAGGGACAAAAGGGAAATATTGAAGACTGTGAAAGAAGCTTTCCACATAGCGAAGTCGGGCAGGCCGGGTCCTGTAGTCATAGAACTGCCTAAAGACATAATGGCTTCGGAAACCAATGTGGAAGAACAAAAGAATGACATGAACCCATCTTTTAAAGCGCTTTCAGAGAAAATAAATTATATCAAATTTGAAAAAGAGAAAATTGAAAGAGCTGTGGAAATGATAATGAAGTCGGAAAGACCGGTAATTTATGCCGGCGGCGGTGTAAAGCTGTCAGGCGCTTTTTCAGAACTGAAGAATCTTGCAGAAAAGATACACTGTCCCGTCACAACAACTCTTATGGGTATCGGATGTTTTCCGCACGACCACGAGCTTTACCTTGGGATGCTGGGTATGCACGGCAACCCATGGGCAAATCTTGCGGTTAGTGAATGCGACCTTTTAATTGCGGTAGGGGCCCGGTTCGACGACCGGGTGACGGGAAAGACCGACGAGTTTGCAAAAAACGCCAAGATAATCCATATCGACATAGATTCTGCAGAAATAGGCAAAAACGTGAGGGCGGACCTTTCCATGCATGGAGACGCGAAAGAATTGCTTGCTGTGCTCGCTGAGGTTATTCCGGAAAAACGTCACGATGATTGGTTAAAGAGGATTGGGCATTTTAAAGGTAAGTATATTTTAAAAGATCCTGAAAATGGCTTGACCCCAAGGTTCGTAATAGAGGAAATAAACAAACTCACAGAAGGCAAGGCAATAATAGCGACGGAAGTGGGACAGCATCAGATGTGGGCTGCTCAATATTACAAATTTGAAGATTCTTCGAGTTTTATAACCTCGGGTGGCCTCGGTACGATGGGTTTCGGTCTCCCTGCGGCCATAGGTGCAAAAGTAGGAAGGCCTGATAAGGTTGTTTTGGATATAGCGGGTGATGGAAGTTTCGAGATGAACTGCCATGAGCTTTTAACGGCCCTGAGGTACGATATACCAGTAATAGTGGTGGTTTTTAACAACAAAAGCCTTGGAATGGTCCGGCAGTGGCAGGCAATGTTTTACGGGGGCAGGTTTTCCCATTCGGATTTGGGGGATGAAGCCGATTATGTAAGGATAGCCGAAGGATTTGGTGCTGCAGGGTACAAAATTACGAGGAGAGATGAAGTGCGCGAGACGATAAAAAGGGCAATAAATGAAGGAAAACCGGCTGTCGTCGAGGTAGTGATAGATAAGGACGAAAAGGCAGTCCCGATAGTCCCCCCTGGGAAACCCATATATCAGATGCTGGGGATAGATTGA
- a CDS encoding tRNA (adenine-N1)-methyltransferase, which yields MQSGFSTKRVIIGPEGFKKVVDVASPNKIGLPNGQINSKELAEIRPGGSFEVKGTVYHVLSCDTFDYVMYYLKRRTQIVYPKEGAYIMMRLDIFPGKRVGEAGTGSGAFTVCLSRAVGPEGRVYTYEQREEFYKLAEKNIRSFAEFDNVVMHNKSIADGIEEEDLDAFFLDVREPWDVIGEIRKALKPAGHLGIIVPTTNQVTQTMEALEKGGFYIVEVVEIMMRKYKLVPERLRPEDLMVGHTGYLIFARKLGE from the coding sequence ATGCAGTCGGGATTTTCGACAAAAAGAGTTATAATTGGACCGGAAGGCTTCAAAAAAGTGGTCGATGTGGCATCGCCGAATAAAATAGGATTGCCGAACGGCCAGATAAATTCAAAAGAACTTGCTGAAATTAGACCAGGGGGTAGTTTCGAAGTAAAGGGCACTGTTTACCATGTTCTTAGTTGTGATACGTTCGATTATGTAATGTATTATCTTAAGCGCCGAACTCAAATAGTCTATCCTAAAGAAGGGGCCTACATAATGATGCGGCTCGATATATTTCCCGGGAAACGAGTAGGAGAGGCTGGGACAGGCTCGGGTGCTTTTACAGTATGCCTTTCCCGGGCGGTGGGCCCGGAAGGGCGGGTCTATACCTACGAACAGAGAGAGGAATTTTATAAACTTGCCGAGAAGAATATAAGGAGTTTTGCTGAATTCGACAATGTAGTAATGCACAATAAATCTATTGCCGATGGAATAGAAGAAGAGGACTTGGACGCCTTTTTCCTTGATGTTCGAGAGCCGTGGGATGTTATAGGGGAGATAAGAAAAGCGTTAAAGCCTGCCGGACATCTTGGGATTATAGTCCCCACTACGAACCAGGTTACGCAGACCATGGAAGCGCTGGAAAAGGGCGGTTTTTACATTGTCGAAGTCGTAGAAATTATGATGAGAAAATACAAGCTGGTCCCGGAAAGGCTCCGTCCGGAGGACCTGATGGTGGGGCACACGGGCTACCTTATTTTTGCGAGGAAATTGGGCGAATAA
- the mobA gene encoding molybdenum cofactor guanylyltransferase, translating to MKEYSAVVLNGGESSRMSMQNKGLLKLGGVTILERIVNVLEPLFCEVLVISNHSEHLDFLRNRCLLFKDDIIGLGPLGGIYTGLKKMRCEMGFFVACDMPFLNPELILFLIEKSYGFDVACPRFGEFIEPLHALYSKKCIAPIEYIINKKGTKRVRDLFSQVNTRYVDLPKDKFYPEFFNINTWEDFEKAKFYYEQYNEIRG from the coding sequence ATGAAGGAATATTCGGCGGTTGTGTTGAACGGCGGAGAATCATCACGCATGTCAATGCAAAACAAAGGGTTATTGAAACTCGGGGGAGTTACAATATTAGAAAGGATAGTAAACGTATTAGAACCTCTTTTTTGTGAAGTCTTAGTCATATCCAACCATTCCGAGCATCTGGATTTTTTAAGAAATCGGTGCCTTTTATTTAAAGATGATATAATAGGTCTAGGCCCCCTGGGAGGGATATATACAGGCCTTAAAAAAATGCGGTGCGAGATGGGTTTTTTTGTGGCATGTGACATGCCTTTCTTGAATCCCGAGCTGATACTTTTTTTGATTGAAAAATCTTATGGATTTGATGTGGCTTGTCCACGGTTTGGTGAGTTTATAGAACCGCTCCATGCACTATATTCAAAAAAATGCATTGCTCCTATTGAGTATATTATAAATAAGAAAGGGACAAAAAGAGTAAGGGACCTTTTTTCCCAAGTAAATACCCGCTATGTAGATTTGCCAAAAGACAAATTCTATCCCGAATTTTTTAACATAAACACTTGGGAAGATTTTGAGAAAGCAAAGTTTTACTACGAGCAATATAACGAGATAAGGGGGTAA
- the yedE gene encoding YedE family putative selenium transporter, which translates to MNQKRVVIFSGIAVGALAVMLTVLGNPPNQGICVACFIRDIAGGLGLHRAEAVQYIRPEVPGFILGSFIISLISGEFRARGGSAPLTRFIIGFFVMVGALAFLGCPLRMVLRLAAGDLNAIPAFVGFALGIYYGLFFIKKGYSLGRSYKIPQGNAYLMPAISVFLLMLVAFSPSFIFFSQKGPGSMKAPFIASLAAGLIIGILAQRSRLCMQGGIRDIFLLRDFHLFSGFISIFITALVLNLALGKFHPGFANQPIAHSMHLWNFLGMFLAGFGSALLGGCPLRQCILAGEGDTDAAVAFLGMLVGAAFSHNFGLAASANGVGLNGKVAVIVGIALLTIIAALNVSLDIFQKKGSEFLNVQKA; encoded by the coding sequence TTGAATCAAAAGAGAGTGGTTATTTTTTCCGGCATCGCTGTAGGAGCTTTAGCCGTGATGCTAACCGTATTAGGAAATCCGCCAAATCAAGGCATTTGTGTAGCGTGTTTCATAAGGGACATCGCAGGAGGGTTGGGACTTCACAGAGCTGAAGCAGTGCAGTACATAAGGCCCGAAGTGCCCGGCTTTATCCTCGGCTCTTTCATCATATCTCTAATATCTGGTGAATTTAGAGCCCGTGGCGGCTCTGCCCCGCTCACTCGTTTTATCATAGGATTTTTCGTCATGGTAGGGGCATTAGCCTTTCTCGGATGTCCCCTTCGCATGGTTTTGAGGCTTGCAGCCGGAGATTTAAATGCGATCCCGGCATTTGTCGGTTTTGCCCTTGGGATTTATTACGGGCTTTTTTTCATCAAGAAAGGCTATTCACTCGGTAGAAGTTATAAAATCCCACAAGGCAATGCTTATTTGATGCCCGCCATATCGGTTTTTTTACTTATGTTAGTTGCATTTTCACCTTCCTTCATCTTCTTCAGCCAAAAAGGCCCCGGTTCTATGAAGGCTCCGTTTATTGCGTCCCTCGCAGCTGGATTAATTATCGGGATTCTTGCCCAAAGATCGCGCCTCTGTATGCAAGGGGGCATAAGAGATATTTTCCTTCTAAGAGACTTCCATCTTTTCTCGGGATTCATCAGTATTTTCATCACGGCACTAGTTTTAAATCTGGCACTGGGCAAATTTCATCCGGGGTTTGCTAACCAACCCATAGCTCACAGCATGCATTTGTGGAATTTTCTCGGGATGTTCCTCGCGGGATTCGGGTCGGCCCTCCTCGGTGGATGCCCTCTAAGGCAGTGCATCTTGGCAGGCGAGGGTGACACCGACGCTGCAGTAGCTTTTCTCGGGATGCTTGTCGGCGCGGCCTTTTCGCATAATTTCGGTCTTGCCGCATCTGCGAATGGGGTCGGGTTAAACGGCAAAGTGGCAGTGATTGTGGGAATAGCTTTACTCACTATCATAGCAGCTCTAAACGTCTCCCTTGATATTTTCCAAAAGAAAGGAAGTGAATTTCTCAATGTCCAGAAGGCTTGA
- a CDS encoding M24 family metallopeptidase, giving the protein MNEERLKKILKEMERQNVPQLLISDPASIFYLTGKWIHPGERMLALYIDAGGECKLFVNELFPVSEDLGLEKIFFNDVEDPVELLSKHVKEGETLGVDKNWPSRFLLRLMEFKKGCKFVVSDIVEKVRMKKDQSEIDLMRKSSKINSEAVKKILELIPKGCTEKKMRRMLIEIYEDLGADGFSFEPIIAYGANAADPHHVPGDFTVKEGDSIVIDIGCVKDSYCSDITRTVFYKKASEEARKIYSIVLEANMKAIEAVRPGVRFCDIDAAARNYIESAGYGRYFTHRTGHSIGIEVHEFGDVSAANMERVEPGMIFSIEPGIYIPGRLGVRIEDLVVVTDNGCEVLTVCDKNLTIIE; this is encoded by the coding sequence TTGAACGAGGAACGACTCAAAAAAATTCTAAAAGAGATGGAAAGGCAAAACGTACCGCAGCTTCTAATCTCCGACCCCGCTTCGATATTTTATCTTACGGGGAAGTGGATACATCCTGGCGAAAGGATGCTTGCGCTTTATATCGATGCCGGCGGAGAGTGCAAGCTTTTTGTCAATGAGCTTTTCCCCGTCAGCGAAGATTTGGGACTAGAAAAAATATTTTTTAACGATGTAGAGGACCCTGTGGAGCTTCTCTCAAAGCACGTAAAAGAAGGGGAAACTTTGGGTGTGGACAAAAACTGGCCTTCCCGGTTTTTATTGAGGCTCATGGAATTTAAGAAAGGCTGCAAATTTGTCGTCTCGGATATAGTCGAAAAAGTGAGAATGAAAAAGGATCAGTCCGAAATTGACTTGATGAGGAAATCATCTAAGATAAACAGCGAAGCTGTAAAGAAAATTTTAGAACTGATACCGAAAGGGTGTACCGAAAAAAAGATGAGACGGATGCTAATTGAAATTTACGAAGATTTAGGGGCCGACGGCTTTTCCTTCGAGCCCATCATCGCCTATGGTGCGAATGCTGCAGACCCCCACCACGTTCCGGGAGACTTTACTGTTAAAGAAGGAGATTCGATTGTAATAGATATCGGTTGCGTAAAGGATTCCTACTGTTCTGATATAACTAGAACTGTGTTTTACAAAAAAGCTTCGGAAGAGGCTAGAAAGATATATAGCATTGTGTTGGAGGCCAACATGAAGGCGATTGAAGCGGTTAGACCCGGTGTGAGATTTTGCGATATAGACGCGGCTGCGAGAAATTACATCGAAAGTGCCGGCTATGGCCGATATTTTACCCACCGAACAGGGCATTCAATAGGGATAGAGGTGCATGAGTTTGGTGATGTCTCTGCAGCGAACATGGAAAGGGTTGAGCCGGGCATGATATTTTCGATAGAACCGGGAATATATATACCCGGAAGGCTTGGGGTAAGGATAGAGGATTTGGTTGTGGTAACTGATAACGGGTGTGAAGTATTGACGGTTTGCGATAAGAATCTTACCATAATAGAATAG
- a CDS encoding P-II family nitrogen regulator: MVIILNKPELLKKLLGVMKKNGAKGATVLDSMGQGVIMKSFEEERPMIASIKKLKEEGLFVNKTVLSVIEDAETLYKIADAIESEIGSFTEDSKLGIMFSIPLNMVRGGRLGRYEGLFE, encoded by the coding sequence ATGGTAATAATTCTCAACAAGCCTGAACTTTTGAAAAAGCTGCTCGGGGTCATGAAGAAAAATGGTGCTAAAGGTGCGACGGTACTCGACTCTATGGGGCAAGGAGTAATCATGAAAAGTTTTGAAGAGGAAAGACCTATGATAGCCAGCATAAAAAAATTAAAAGAAGAAGGGCTTTTTGTAAATAAGACTGTACTTTCTGTGATTGAAGATGCAGAAACTCTTTATAAAATAGCAGATGCAATAGAGAGTGAAATAGGTAGTTTTACTGAAGACAGCAAGTTGGGTATAATGTTTTCGATACCCCTCAATATGGTGAGAGGTGGTAGACTAGGCCGCTACGAAGGACTATTCGAATAA
- a CDS encoding 2-isopropylmalate synthase yields MTRRIWIFDTTLRDGEQTPGVALNAREKLEIAKQLAKMKVDVIEAGFPIASKGDFEAVKTVAENVKGPVIAALARANPKDIDTAWEALKNSENPRIHTFIASSPIHMKYKLKMTPEEVLEAAAEAVKRAKSFTSDVEFSAEDASRSDLEFLCRLFSVAVKNGATVINIPDTVGYSTPEEFGELVRVLREKVPELDRVVVSVHCHNDLGMAVANSLAAVKNGATQVECAVNGLGERAGNAALEEIVMALVTRKDVYQVDVGVDTRQIYRTSKLVSSLTGIFIQPNKAIVGANAFAHESGIHQHGVLSERSTYEIMTPESIGLPSNRIVLGKLSGRHAFMHRLKELGYDLPEEEALKAFERFKDLADKKKEVTDEDIEAILGEQVVNIPKVIELEYFLVSCGNQSIATSTVRVKKEGKVIEEASTGDGPIDATYKAIDRACGINCRLMDYSIKAVSGGKDAMGEVVVKVERNGKIFTGRGLSTDIIEASALAYVNALNKSFATNGGVISN; encoded by the coding sequence ATGACCAGGAGAATATGGATATTCGATACTACTCTGAGGGATGGAGAGCAAACCCCCGGCGTAGCATTAAATGCGAGGGAAAAACTGGAAATAGCGAAACAGCTTGCAAAAATGAAAGTGGATGTAATCGAAGCAGGGTTTCCGATAGCTTCAAAGGGAGATTTTGAAGCGGTAAAGACAGTCGCTGAAAACGTGAAGGGGCCTGTTATAGCGGCTCTAGCTAGAGCTAATCCCAAGGACATAGATACCGCTTGGGAAGCACTGAAAAACAGCGAAAATCCGAGGATACATACATTCATCGCTTCTTCCCCCATACACATGAAATACAAGCTCAAAATGACGCCTGAAGAGGTTTTGGAGGCTGCAGCCGAAGCTGTAAAAAGAGCCAAAAGCTTCACATCCGATGTGGAGTTTTCAGCAGAAGACGCAAGCAGGTCAGATCTGGAGTTCCTTTGCAGGCTTTTTTCCGTTGCCGTTAAAAACGGTGCAACGGTGATAAACATCCCCGATACAGTAGGTTATTCGACCCCTGAAGAATTCGGCGAACTGGTAAGGGTACTCAGGGAAAAAGTGCCTGAGCTGGACCGAGTGGTTGTTAGCGTCCACTGCCACAACGACCTGGGGATGGCAGTGGCCAATTCCCTCGCAGCGGTGAAAAACGGAGCGACTCAGGTGGAATGCGCGGTAAACGGCCTCGGAGAAAGGGCGGGAAATGCGGCTTTGGAAGAAATAGTAATGGCCCTTGTGACCAGGAAAGACGTCTACCAGGTGGATGTAGGAGTGGATACCAGGCAAATTTACCGCACAAGCAAGCTGGTGAGCTCGCTTACCGGGATCTTCATCCAGCCAAATAAAGCGATAGTAGGTGCAAACGCCTTTGCCCACGAGTCGGGTATTCACCAGCACGGCGTGCTCTCCGAAAGGTCCACTTACGAAATAATGACGCCGGAGTCCATAGGACTCCCATCCAACAGGATTGTCCTCGGAAAGCTATCCGGCAGACATGCGTTTATGCACAGGTTAAAGGAATTGGGATATGACCTTCCGGAGGAAGAGGCATTAAAGGCTTTTGAAAGATTTAAGGACCTTGCGGACAAGAAAAAGGAGGTTACCGATGAAGATATTGAGGCCATTCTTGGGGAACAGGTGGTCAATATTCCAAAAGTAATAGAGTTAGAATACTTTTTGGTTTCCTGCGGCAATCAATCCATAGCCACATCAACTGTGCGAGTGAAAAAGGAAGGTAAGGTTATAGAGGAAGCTTCAACTGGTGATGGGCCTATCGATGCCACTTACAAGGCAATAGACAGAGCTTGCGGCATAAATTGCAGACTTATGGATTATTCGATAAAAGCAGTATCGGGCGGAAAAGATGCCATGGGCGAAGTCGTAGTCAAAGTCGAAAGAAATGGAAAGATTTTTACAGGTCGTGGTCTCAGCACTGACATAATAGAAGCAAGTGCCCTTGCTTATGTAAACGCTTTGAATAAGAGTTTTGCGACGAATGGAGGGGTTATTTCAAATTAG
- a CDS encoding sulfurtransferase TusA family protein, translated as MSRRLDARGLSCPIPVVLTKKALEESPEENLEVLVDNPTARENVCRLVRNLGYNVEIINSGEEFTIKIAR; from the coding sequence ATGTCCAGAAGGCTTGACGCCAGGGGACTTTCATGTCCCATACCCGTCGTATTGACAAAGAAAGCTCTCGAAGAATCTCCCGAAGAAAATCTGGAAGTTCTGGTCGACAATCCCACAGCCAGGGAAAATGTCTGCCGACTTGTGAGGAATTTGGGATATAACGTGGAAATAATAAATTCAGGCGAAGAATTCACAATAAAAATTGCGAGGTAG